Proteins from a single region of Flavobacterium sp. YJ01:
- a CDS encoding response regulator transcription factor, translated as MKILLLEDDFTLSKEISTFFVSKEFECTPYYDGTFLLKKYFPYDYDIIILDINVPGINGIEVCKGIREIDKKTPIIMLTAFSEIEDKLSSFDSGADDYLVKPFHFDELYARVQSLLRRKEVPQQIENKIAVKDLEIFEDEMKVFRSGGEIKLTPKEFKLILILAHAKGKVLSKQFIAEKLWDYHIETNQNTIEVYINFLRKKIDKDHETKLIRTKVGYGYYLSDQE; from the coding sequence ATGAAAATACTACTACTCGAAGACGATTTTACTTTATCTAAAGAAATCTCAACATTCTTTGTCTCTAAAGAATTCGAGTGTACTCCTTATTATGATGGAACTTTTTTGCTGAAAAAATATTTCCCTTATGATTACGATATTATAATTCTTGATATAAATGTTCCTGGAATAAACGGAATTGAAGTTTGCAAAGGCATTCGAGAGATCGACAAAAAAACACCAATTATTATGCTAACTGCTTTTAGCGAAATTGAAGATAAATTATCTTCTTTTGATAGCGGCGCAGACGATTATTTGGTAAAACCATTTCATTTTGATGAATTATATGCTCGTGTTCAATCTCTTTTGAGAAGAAAAGAAGTGCCGCAGCAAATCGAGAACAAAATAGCGGTCAAAGATTTGGAAATTTTCGAAGATGAAATGAAAGTTTTTAGATCTGGCGGAGAAATAAAACTTACACCAAAAGAATTTAAATTGATTCTTATTCTCGCTCATGCAAAAGGAAAAGTATTATCAAAGCAGTTTATTGCCGAAAAACTGTGGGATTATCATATAGAAACCAATCAGAATACGATTGAAGTTTACATAAATTTCTTAAGAAAAAAGATAGATAAAGATCATGAAACCAAACTTATTCGTACCAAAGTAGGTTACGGATATTATTTAAGCGATCAGGAATGA
- a CDS encoding HAMP domain-containing sensor histidine kinase, protein MTLKNRISLLVSLLFTILFGLASTVIFVLYSNYRKEEFRDRLEIKALSNIKLLVNVKQVDNQLLKIIDQNSINKLYDEKTLVFDSNYKLIYSSIDDAKINWSVDDLKYLKKNKTFFKQQGDYEVYGVFYDTNDKDFYALISATDDYGKKKLLFLRYTLIVSYIFFTCLCWVITSFTVRKLMNPLNDFHQKIKNINENNLDTRIESKSSKNEIDLIADEFNFMMDRIEISYQKQKEFTAHASHELRTPLSRMTSQIENAVSDPDIQPKNKSFLNGILSDVNHLSELIHSLLILSKIDNKRTENHETQRIDEILFSSIEKINKAFPDFVILFEIEDNDNLDTALEIQGNKNLLEIALTNVLKNACIYSDNKQAKVKISTDHYHLIVSVSNTGNTLSEEEQKNLFQPFMRGENAKGTSGFGLGLRIVQRILTLHKANIIYSIPNINTNLFQLFFNL, encoded by the coding sequence ATGACATTAAAAAATCGAATATCACTTTTAGTCAGTTTGCTGTTTACCATTCTTTTTGGGCTGGCATCTACTGTGATATTCGTTTTATATTCCAATTATAGAAAAGAAGAATTTCGGGATCGTTTAGAAATCAAAGCATTATCTAATATTAAATTGTTAGTTAATGTAAAACAAGTTGATAATCAGCTATTAAAAATAATCGATCAAAACTCTATTAATAAGTTATACGATGAAAAGACTTTAGTTTTTGATTCAAATTATAAACTTATTTACAGCAGTATCGACGATGCCAAAATTAATTGGTCTGTTGATGATTTAAAATATTTAAAGAAAAATAAAACGTTTTTTAAACAGCAAGGTGATTACGAAGTCTACGGTGTTTTTTATGATACTAATGATAAAGATTTTTATGCCTTAATATCGGCGACAGATGATTACGGAAAAAAGAAATTGCTTTTTTTGCGTTACACCTTAATTGTATCTTATATCTTTTTCACTTGTTTGTGCTGGGTTATTACTTCATTTACTGTTAGAAAATTGATGAATCCGTTGAATGACTTTCATCAAAAAATAAAAAATATAAACGAAAACAATCTCGATACTCGAATTGAATCTAAAAGCAGTAAAAATGAAATTGATTTGATTGCAGATGAATTCAATTTTATGATGGATCGGATTGAAATTTCGTATCAAAAACAAAAGGAATTTACGGCTCACGCCTCTCACGAATTAAGAACACCGCTTTCGCGAATGACTTCGCAAATTGAAAATGCTGTTTCTGATCCTGATATTCAACCAAAAAACAAATCTTTCTTAAATGGAATATTGAGTGATGTTAATCATTTAAGCGAATTAATTCATTCACTTTTAATTCTTTCTAAAATAGATAATAAAAGGACTGAAAATCACGAAACGCAGCGAATAGACGAAATCTTGTTTTCTTCTATTGAAAAAATCAATAAAGCTTTTCCGGATTTTGTCATCCTTTTTGAAATTGAAGACAATGACAATCTTGATACTGCATTAGAAATACAAGGAAATAAAAATCTTTTAGAAATCGCTCTAACAAATGTTCTAAAAAATGCGTGCATTTATTCAGACAACAAGCAAGCCAAAGTCAAAATAAGCACCGATCATTATCATTTGATTGTATCGGTTTCTAATACCGGAAATACATTAAGCGAAGAAGAACAAAAAAATCTTTTTCAGCCTTTTATGCGCGGAGAAAACGCTAAAGGAACTTCTGGTTTTGGATTGGGTTTAAGAATTGTCCAAAGAATATTGACTTTACACAAAGCAAACATAATCTATTCAATACCAAATATTAACACGAATTTATTTCAGTTATTTTTCAATTTGTAA